The genomic segment AACGTCGATGCGGCGGCCGGTCCGCTCGATGGGCACCCGGCTGCGGGCGGCCCTGGCGAGCAGCAACGCGCCTTCGATCAACGCGAGCACCGTCGCCGCCAGGTCCTCCGCCGGTTCGTGACCAGCCTCTTCGAGTGCGTGGACCAGTACCTGCTGCCAGCCCGCGTAGATGTCGCCGCACAGCTCCCGGAGGCTGCCGCCCGACCCGGCGACTTCGAGCGCCACCGTCGCGACCGGACAGCCCTTGGCGTAGTCCGCGGCCACCATCCGCTCGGCGAGCGCCTCCAGCAACGCGTGCACCAGCCTGCCCACCGTCACCGCCGAGGCCGTCAGCTCCGCCAGCAGGGCGTCGACCTCCTGACCGGCCGTGGTCAGCGCTTCCCCGATCAGCTGGTCCTTCCCGCCGGGGAAGTGGTGGTAGAGCGAACCCCTCGGCGCGCCCGCCACGGCGAGCACCTCGTTGAGCCCCGTGCCGTGGTACCCCTTCGCCTCCACCAGCTCCCGTGCCGCACCGACCAGCCGTGCCCGTGTTTCCTCGCCTTTGTTCACGAGCCCAAACTAGACCGATCTACATAATTTCCGCAACCGAGTGGTCTTCGATCGGCCACGGTGGCGGGGATGGTCGTGCGAGGATGACGCCGATGATGGGTGCGGTGGTCGCGGCGCTCGCCGCCGCCTGTGCGGTGGTGGCCTTGTTGCTGCCCGGCGACGCCATCCGGCCGGACTGGCCGGATCTCGACGGCGTGCTGGTCGCGGCGGCCGTGGCGGCCGTGGCGCTGCTCGCGCTCGGCAGGTCGCGGGCGAGCCGGTGGACCGCGCTCGGGCTGGCCGCGGCGGCCGCGGCCTGGGCGGTGTACTGCCTGGCCGGCGACCTGCGCAGCGGTACGCCGGGCAGCTCGACCGGAGTACTCGCGGTCGCCGCCGTGGTCGCGGTCGCCGCCGCCGCCCTCGCACTGGACCGGTCGCGCCGGTGGCCCGCCGTGCCACTGGTGCTCGTCCTGGCCGCCGGAACCGTCACGGCGGTGACCGTCGTACCCGGCCTGCCGGTGCGCTCGGTCACGGCCGGCCCGGCACCGGCGGCACCGCTGGCGGACCACGTGTCCGGCGATCCCTGGTCGTGGACCTCCCCCACCGGCGTGCGCGAGGTGGTCGCGGCGGGCACGGGCGTGGCGGTCGCCGGATCGGGCGGCGACATCACCGGGCTCGACGGCCCGACCGGCGCCGTGCGCTGGACCTACGCCCGCCCCGGCGCCCACGTGCGCGCGCTGGTGGCCACCCCGGATCGCGCGCTGCTGCTCGCCTCGTTCGCGCCGGGCGGCGGGCGCGACACCGGCAGCCACCACCTGGTGGTGCTGGACGCGTTCACCGGCGCGGCCGTGCACGACGGCCTGCTCGACGAGGTCCTCGGCGACGCCGACCAGCTCGCCCCGACGGCCGGCGTCCTGCCGAAGGCCGTCTACCAGGGCGAAGACGACTTCCGCATCGAGGCGGTGGAGTTGCGCACCGGCGCGGGACTCTGGACGTGGTCGGCCCCGGACAGCTGCGATTCGCCGTTCGCGCTGCCCGCGAGCGGCCGCGACGTGGTGCTGGCCCCGCTGCGCTGCGACGACCACATCGCCGTGCTCGGACTGGACGAGCGCACCGGCGTGCAACGCTGGGAATTCCGGTTGCCGGTCAGCGGCCCATCCGAGAAACGCACGGACTACTTCCTGCACTCCTCGCCCGGCGGGGAAACCCTGTCGCTGAGCCTGCGGCACACCCAGGCCGCCGCCGATGTCCTGCTGGACGCTCGCACCGGCGCGGTGAAGTCCACTTTGGACAGTCGGGTTCCGGCACGGGTCGAGCTCGGTCCGTCACCCTTGCTGGAACGCACGGAGAACGGCGAAACCCTCAGCGCCAGCGTGGGAAACGGCGTTCCCGTCGACCTCGCCGCCTGCGGCTCCCGCCTCGCGCACGCCACCACGGAGACGGCCTACTGGCGCCTGTGCTCGGGACCGAGTGGCCCTTTTCTCCATCGCCAGGCCCTCGACAGCAGCCCGGCGCTGAGCGTTCCGGTGGCCTGGCCCGCCCTCGCCGAAGTCGCCCCCAGCCTGCTTTCCGGGACCCGGCGCCACGCGCTCGTCCCGGCCCCCGGCGCACTGGTCGTCGTCCGCGCCGGTGCCACGCCGGTCCTCGGTTTCCCCTAGATTGGCGCGGCCAACGCCCATGCCGATTTCCCGCGCAATTTCCTCGAATTCGCGACCATCGTGCGTGAAGGTGACCGAATTCCCGCCGACGCGAAATTGGTTCCATTGCAGGCGCCACCCGACGTACTGCCGCGACTCGTCGAGCGCGTCACCGCCACCAGCGCCGGACTGGCGGCGCATCTGGCGCGTTTCGAAGGCCTGCACATCCTCATGTTTTCGGCACCGGACATCGACGCGGCCGCCGCCCGGCTGAGCGCGGCCGGAGTCGGGCACGGCGGCGTGAACACACCCGGCAGTCGGCGCACCCAACGGCGCGCAGGACCTCGTGGGCGCCGTGCTCTGCGTCGCGGACGAGGAACTCGAGAACACGACCGCGCGGTACGGGCGCTACCTCGGCCGTCCGGCCAGGCCGGACGGCCCGGCACGCGTGTGTTCGACCTCGCCGGCGCGCGGCTGATCATCGTGCCCGAATCCGGCCTGGCGGCCCTGCTGCCGGGTGAGCGCCCCGCCGCCCTGCCCGCGCTCGTCGCCTGCACCGTGGCCGTGCGCGACCTCGACACCACCGGCGAATCCCTGCTGGACAACGGGATCGCCGCGCACCGGACGCCCTCCGGCGATCTCTTCGTCCCGGCCGCCGGGGCACTCGGCACCGCGATCGTCTTTCACTGACAGTCAGGACCCTTCAGCCGTTCGAGAGATTTCTTGGTGCCATCGCCCCGCTTGAGCGGCTGCCGGTACTGATCAGCCGACGGGTCCGTTAGGCCATGCAGGCAGCCCGCGCCCCACCGTGTCCACCGCTGAGTGAACCGTGCGCGGCCGCCTTGTATTGACCAAGAAGCCACGTCTAGCGTTACACCGTGTTCGAACGATCATCCCCGGGAAAAAACATCTAGCATACTAGAGCTGTTAGCTTTAAGGAGCCGCTGGAATGACTTCTCTGGACCGTCCCGTCGTGCGCACCGCCTATCAGCAGTCGATCGCTGATTACTGGGACAGGGAGAAGGACCCGGTCAATCTCCGGCTCGGGGAAATCGACGGCCTCTACCACCACCACTACGGCCTCGGTGCCTACGACCCGGCCGTGCTCGACACCCCGCCGGAAACCCGGGACCGGGCCATCATCGCCGAAATGCACCGGCTCGAAACCGCGCAGGCCGACGTGCTGCTCGACCACCTCGGCCCGATCAAACCCCGGGACCGCCTGCTCGACGCCGGTTGCGGCCGCGGCGGCACCAGCGTGATGGCGCACCGGCGCTTCGGCTGCCGGGTGGACGGCGTCTCGCTTTCGCGCCAGCAGGTGGATTTCGCGAACGCCCAGGCCGCCCACCTCGGGGTCGACAGCCACGTCGCCTACCACCAGCGCAACATGCTGGACACCGGGTTCGAATCCGGCGCGTTCGCCGGGATCTGGAACAACGAGTCCACCATGTACGTCGACCTGACCGAGCTGTTCGCCGAGCACGCCCGCCAGCTCGCCCCCGGCGGCCGGTACGTGACCATCACCGGGTGCTACAACGACGTGACCGGCGGCCGTTCGCGGGCGGTCAGCCAGATCGACCAGCACTACATCTGCAACATCCACGCCCGCGGCGACTACTTCAAGGCACTGGCGGTCAACGGGTTCGTGCCGATCAACGTGGTCGACCTGACCGCGGCGGCGATCCCGTACTGGGAACTGCGCGCGAAGTCCTCGGTCGCCACCGGTATCGAGGACCCGTTCCTCACCGCCTACCGCGAGGGCAGTTTCCACTACCTGCTCATCGCGGCCGACCGGGTCTGACCGCTCGATGACCGACACCGATTCCGCGCTCGCCGCCGTGTTGTCCGGGCCGTCCGGCCTGGGCACCTCGGCGGCGCGGGTGCTGGCGGCCCGCCTCGAGCCGGCCGCCGCGCCCGCCGCCGCGCCCGCGCCCGGGTACGCCGACATGCCCTGGGGCGACGGCAGCGCGTCGCCCCTCCACTGCCCGGTGCTGCGGCGTGACGACGAAGCGCTCGCCGAAGAGGTCGACCGGCGGCTGGTCGCCTGGGCGGTGGACTGCGGGTTCACCGGCGCGGGCCTGGAGCAGATCGCCCACGCCGGCTTCGGCAGGCTGGTCATGCTCGCCCACCCGGATTCCGACGACCCCGACCACCTGCTCATCGCCGCACAGCTGAACGCCGCCTGGTGGGCGGCCGACGACTACTACGCCGACGACAGCGAACTCGGTGCCGCGCCGACCGAACTGCCGCCGCGGCTCGCGCTGGTGATGGCGGCGATGGACCCGGTGGCCCCGGCGGGCGAGTTCACCAGGGAACTCGACGAAGCCCTGCGCCGGGACCCGATCCTGGTGGGGCTGAACTCCGGGATCGGGCACCTCTCCCGCCACGGTTCGGCCGTGCAGGTCCAGCGGGTCTGCTACTCGACCTTCGCCATGTTCGTCTCGTGGGACGCCTACGCGGCCTGGCGGTACACCGGTGCCTACCCGCCCGCGTGGGAGTACCTGGCCGCGCGCCAGCACGACAGCTTCTACACCTCGATGACGCTGATCGACGCGGTCGGCGGCTACGAACTACCGGCGCACCTGTACTACGACCCGCGCGTGCGGGAACTGATGATGCAGGCGGGCACGGCGTGCGTGCTGGTCAACGACCTGCACTCGGTGGCGAAGGACGCCGCCGACGAGCACCCCGTCTGCAACATGGTGCTGCAGATCGCGGCCGACCGGGACTGCTCGATCGAGGAAGCCACCGAAGCCACCGTCGAACTGCACAACTCCATCGTCCGTGATTTCCGGGAGGGGCACGAGAAACTGCTGGTCGTGCCGTCGCCGGAACTGCACCGTTTCCTCGACGGCGTCCGCGACTGGATGGCGGGCGGCTTCGAGTGGCACGCGCGCAATCCGCGTTACCGCAGCTGATCCCTCCACGCCGAGCGCAAAGAAGACGTAAATATTCCCCGTCACCCCTTCACCCGTTCGTGTGTACTTCGATCTACTCGCGCCTCATGTGCCGACACAGGCGGGCAACCCGGTGAGCGGGCACACCGTGATCATCGGGTTCGGCGCCATCGGGGCCGCCGCGGCCCGTTTGCTGATGTCGACCGGTGTGCAGGCCGCTCAGCTCGTCGTGCTGGACCAGCGTGGTTCAGCCGTCGCCGAAGCCGAGCGGCTGGGTGTGCGGGCCGTGCTCGGGGACGCCTCGGACCGGTCCACCCTGCGCCTGACCGGGATCGCCGGCGCGCGGCACATCGTCGTGGCCGTGCAGCCGGACGCCCTCGCGGTCTTCCTCACCATGGTCGCGCGTGAGCTGTGCGTGCCGGACGCCGTCGTGGTCACCGCCGTCAACGACCGCGGGCACGTCGGCTTCCTCCGGGGCGCCGACCAGGTGGTGATCTCCTCCGACACCGCGGGATCCGCGCTGGCCGCCGGTGTGCTCGGCCGCCGCGTCGCGCCCGGACCACAGGCCGGACCGGGCTGGCTGGTGCAGTCGCGGCCGGTGCAGTCCTCGGAGATCGGGCTTTCCCTGCGGGAGTGCGATTCCAGCGCGGTCGGCGTGTTGCGGAGCGGGGTGCGGCACCTGGGCGCCGACGCCGAAGCGCTCCGCCTCGCCGCGGGTGACCGGATCATGATCATGCGGCGAGGCGCGGCCCACGGTCCTTGAGCGTCAGGCGGCGACCAGTCGCGGGGGCGCGGGCGGATCGGTGTGCAGGTCGGCCTCGAGCAGTTCGCTCGCCTGGTGCAGCTGGTCGCGGAGCCGATCACGCAGCCGCTGAAGTTCGGCGACCTCGCGGCGGGCGGTTTCGAGTTCGCGGGCGGCCTGCGCGCGGGCGGCGGCCAGGTGTTCGTCGGCTTCTTCACGGGCGACGTCGAGCATGCCGCGCAACCGTTCCTGCAACGCGGCGGCGTCGATCGGCTGGCGCTGCAACAGCTCTATGCGCTCCCGCAAGCCGGTGTTCTCGTGATGAGCCGCGTTGAGGCGGCGTTCCAGTTCGCGGCAGCGCGCCCCGGCGGCGTCGCGCTCGTCCGCCAGTCGCGCGTGGGCCAGTTCGGCCTGCCGCAGGTGGTCGTCGACTTCGAGCCGGTCGTATCCGAGCAGGGTGGTGTGGAACATCCTCGTGTCCAGTGACAGCCGGGCCCCGGCCGCGTGGTGGCGACCGGGGCGGTGTGCGGGGTGGGGTCAGGCGTCGATCTGCTTGGTCTCGTCCCGCGAACCGACGGTGATCTTGCGGGGCTTGGCCCGCTCGGTGACCGGGATGCGCAGGGTCAGCACGCCGCCGTGGTAGTCGGCTTCGATGCGGTCGGTGTCGAGGGTGTCGCCGAGGAACAGCTGCCTGCTGAACACCCCGCGCGGCCGCTCGGACACGCTGACCTCCACGTCGTCGCCGAAGCGGGTCTCGCGCTCGGCCCGCACGGTCAGCACGTTGCGCTCCACGTCGAGGTCAATGGACTCCGCGCTGACGCCGGGCAGGTCGAACTCCACGACGTAGTCATCGCCGGCCCGGTAGGCGTCCATCGGCATCGCGGCGGGCCGGGTCTTCGTGCCGGGGGAGCCGAAGAACTGCTGGGTGAGCCGGTCGAACTCACGGAACGGGTCGGTGCGCAGCAACATCATGATGGTCCTCCTTCCGGCGCCCCCCGGGTGGGAGGCGTGTCGTCCTTGCTAACGCCGGACTCAAGTTTTATGTTCCCGGGACTTCGCGGACCCGGTAGTGGTCACGCCTAAATATGTAGCGCGCACTGCAGGTTGTGTCAACTGGCTGCTGACCTTAAGGTGATTGGGCTGCTACGGAAGGAGGAGTTGTGCCAGATCTGCGCAGGCTCGACGACCAGGACTTCCCGGCGTTCACCACGGGGCAGGCCGCGGAACTGCTCGGCGTGCAGGTCGCCTTCCTGCGCAGCCTGGACACCGCCGCCGTGGTGAGCCCCGAGCGCTCGACCGGCGGGCACCGGCGGTACTCCCGCAGGCAGCTGGAACAGGCCGCGCGGCTGCGGGAGTTGTTCGACCAGGGCCACACCCTCCAGGCGGCGGCGCGCATCGCCGGCCTCGAAGACGAGCTGACCGCGGCGCAGGAGGAGATCGGCGCCCTGCGCGCCGAACTCGACCGTCGAACCGGGCCCTCGGCCTAGCTGGCGGGTGCCCGGAGCTTCCGCCCGGTGGCCAGCAACAACAGATCGGCGACCGGCCCGCGGATCTCCTCCGGGCCCGCTCCCCCGGCCCACTCCCGATCGGTGGCGATGAGCCGGTGGCCGCGCAGGCGCCTCTGCGCCCCGTAGAACCGGCTGTTCCAGGCATGATCCAGCGCGGCGACGGCCGCGTCGAGCGGCATCGGCCGCGGCCTGCCGAGCGGGCGGGCGATGTCCTGGCCGTGGACCAGCATGTCGATCAGCGGATCCAGCGGGCTGGCACCCGGCGTGAGGTGCGTCGACCCCGCCGTCTCGCGGATCTGGGCCACGAGCTCCTGCGGCGTGAACTGGCTCGCACGCTCGCGGGCGAGAAGGTCGAACATGCGGTGCACGTTGCCGCGGGCGCGGATGGCGCCCCTGATGGACAGGCGGATCGTCATGCGCGTGGACAGGGACAGATGCGCCGCCACGTCACGCACGGTCCAGCCTTCGCAGAGGGACTGCACGTCCCATTCCTGCTGACTGAGCCCCTCAAGAAGGTCGGCGAGCCCCAGCCGCTCGTCCTTGACCCAGCCCATGATCTGTTCGCGTCGCATAACCGCTCCCTCATCCTCGCCACCCGTACCCCCCAACCACGAACACCCATCCCCCAAAAAGACACCCACCCCCAAACCCAGGCACCCGAACCCCACACTCACGCACCCGAACCCCACATTGGCGCAGCTGAACCACACGTTCGCGCATCCGAGTTCCGCACTCGGGCAGTCGAGTCGTACGTTCGCGCAGTCGAGATCCACACTCAGGCAGCCGAACTCCACGTTCGCGCAGGCGAGTCCCACGTTCAGGCAGCCGAGTCCCACGTTCGGACCTGCGAGCCCCGCATTCGGGCACCTGAATTCTGCGTTCAGATCCGCCGCGAGCGCGGGATTCGTGCCCGGCATGTGGGAGGCGACTGCGCGCACCGAACACTCGCCCGCCCGCCAACGTGGAGTTCGGCTCCTCGAATGCGGAACTCGGGTGCCGGAACGTGAAGTTCAGGTGCCTGAGTGTGCAGTTCAGGTGCCTGGGTGTGGCGTTCGGGAGCCTGACCGTGGGCTCGGGCGGGGTTTGCACGTGGAGTCGGGTGCCGGAACGCGGGGTTCGGCTGCGTGAACGTGGGATTCGGGTGTCTGAGCGTGGGTTTCGAGGGCCTGAGCGTGGGTTTCGGGGGCCTGGGTGTGAGGTTCGGGTGCCTGAACGTGAAGTTCGGATACTGGAGTGTGGGGTTCGGGTGCGTGAGTGTGGGGTTCGGGTGCGTGAACGTGGGTTTCGGATGCTGGAGTGTGGGGTTCGCGGGGTGGGGGGTGGGGGCCGCCGTACCCTGCTCGTGCGCATGCGCCGACGCTGCTCAGGAGGTCGCCTCGACGTGCCCTGGTCGTTCCGTCAGTCCAACCCGGTGCCCGAACGCGTCGTCCGGATCAGCGAGGTGGGGTGCTGCAAGCCCAGTCAGTTGCGCGTCCAGCTGCCCGCGGACGCGACCGCGGTGTGGGCGGCGGGCACCTTCACCGACATCGGCCTGACCGGCGCCCGCGACCTCGACGTGCCGATCGCGCGCCGCTTCCGGTCGGTGGGGGCGATGTGCGCGGCCGCGGTGAAGGCACCGGAGCCGCAGCGGCTGGTGCTGCTGATGTCGGAGCCCCGGTTCCAGGCGCACCGCGCGGACCAGCGGCTGCGGGCGGTGGTCGACCGCCGCTGCCGGGTCCTGGTGCTGCACGGCTGGCTCGCCCCTCCGTCCTCTTAGGACACCCCAGGCAGCAGGTCGCGCGCCAGGGCCACGATCGGCTCGTGCAGGGCACGCAGGCCGCCGAGGTCGTCCTCGACGAACCGTGCGGTGACCAGCGAGACGATCGAGCCGACCAGCGCCTGGCAGGCGAACCGCTCACGCGGTGATCGCGCACCGAAGATTTCCACGAGCAGTTCGACGAAGTGCTGCTGCAGTTCCAGCCTGCGTCGCATGGCTTCCGGGCCCGCGGCGTACGTCTCGATGAGGAAGAGCCTGACGACAGCCGGGTGTTCCGCCAGGATGCCGAGGTAGTCGCCGACGAACCGGTCGAACTGCGCCAGACCGCTGCCCGCCGGGGTCACCGAGGTGGCCAGCAGGTCGATCGCGTACTCGAGGGCAGCGATGAAGCACGCCTGTTTGTTCGGGAACTGCTGGTAGAAGGTCTCCCGCGACACACCCGCCCGCTTGATGATGGCGGCGACCGTCGTGCCGGGATAACCGTGTTCGGCCATCACGTCGGCGGCCGCGCGCAGCATCCGGGCACGCTGCGCGCCGGTCACCTCTTCCCGGCTGAGCCGGTGCCGCCCGCTCGGCAGCCGCGCCGGAGTCACCGCCGGGGACCGTCCGGGGCGATGCGCAGCGTGGTGAGGAACGTGGCCAGCATGTCGTAATGCCCGACCAGCAACAGGAATTCCACCGTCAGAGCCTCGTCGAGGTGCGCGCGAAGGCCGGCCCACGTGTCGTCGTCGAGATTCCGGTGCGCCACCAGGACATCCACCGCACCCAGCAAAGCGCGTTCGCGCGGCGTCCAGCCCGGTTCGTCTAATTCCGCCTGAATGCGGCTCAGGTCGTCGGCCGTGACACCGGCGCGCGCGCCGAGCCGCCGGTGGTGCTCGAATTCGTACGCGCACCGCCGCAGGTGGGCCACGCGCAGAATGACCAGTTCGGTGTCCCGCCGCGGCAGCTTGCCGCCGGGCATGAGCCGCCCGGCGAACCGCAGCCAGCCGCGGAACAACGCCGGCCGCCGCGCCATCGTCAGGAACAGCTTCGGCGGGGTGGTGCCGGTGACGCGGCCGCTGATCCTGGCGAACGCCCACGCGAACAGGCCGACCTCGCCGCGGCCGCCCGGCGTGATCCGCGGCCCGGTCACGAGACGGCCGTCCGCAGCAGGCGCCGCATGGCAAAGTTCGCCGCGCGCATGAGCAGCGCGTACCCCGGCGGGAAGAGCCGTTGCAGCAGGTGGATCGCCTGGATGTCGCGTGAGGTGAACACGAGGTACCGGTTGCGCCGCACGCCGTGCAGGATCGCCGCGGCCACCCGCTCCGGGGTCACCGCGTGCCGGCGGAACCCGTCCCGCAGGCGCACCCAGCGCGGGTTCGCCGTGTCGATCCCGGCGACCTCCACCGTTTCGGTGAGCGGGGTGCGCACCCCGCCGGGGCAGACCAGGCTGACCCCGATGCGGTGCGCCCGCAGGTCGAACCGCAGCACCTCGGACACCCCGCGCAGGCCGAACTTGCTCGCGCTGTAGGCCGCGTGCCACGGCAGTCCGAGCAGCCCGGCGGCCGAGGAGACGTTGACCAGGTGCCCGCCCCGGCCCGCGGCGACCATCGGCGGCAGGAACGTCTCGAGCACGTGGATCGGGCCCATCAGGTTGACCTCGACCATGCTCCGCCAGTGGCGGTGTTCGAGCCGGTCGACCGTGCCCCAGGCGGAGACGCCCGCGATGTTCATCACCACATCCAAGCTCCCGAGGCTCGCGTGGATCCGCTCCCCCAGCCCGCTGACCTCGGCCAGGCTGGTGAGGTCGGCGGGCTCGGCGAGCACCACCGCGCCACCGGCGTCCCGGATCTCCCCCGCCGCCTCCGCCAGCAGCGGCGCGTTGAGATCGGTGAGGTAGAGCCGGGCACCGGCGGCGGCCGCGCGCCGGGCCGTCGCCCGGCCGATGCCGCTCGCCGCGCCGGTGATCAGCACGTGTTTCCCGGCCAGGTCCATCGCCCGACGTTATTGACGAACACCGGTGTTCGTCAATATTCGAGCACCGCTTTGCCGGACAGCCGCCGTGCCCGCAGGGCGTCGATGGCTTCCGCCGCGTCGGCCCAGCTGCCGCGCCAGGCGATGTGCGGGTCCAGTTCACCGGCCGCCACCAAGCTCGCGAGCCAGGCCAGGTCGGCGCCCAGACCGGTGTGGTTGGGCAGGAAGAACGAGGTGATCGAGCGGTCGTGCCTGCCCATGCCTTCGAACGCGCCGTACGGGAACACCTCGCCGGCCCCGGACGACCGCCCGACGGAGACGAGCGTGCCGTGTTCGGCCAGCTTGTCGTAGGCCTGCACGAGCTGGGCGCCGCCGACCATGTCGAGCACCGCGTGGACCAGGCCGCCGACCGCGGCCGGGCCGTCGACCACTTCGTGCGCGCCCAGCGCGCGCAGGCTTTCCCCGTGCCGGTCCGGGTTCCCGGTCGAAGCGATCACGTGCGCGCCACCACGTCGAGCCAGTTGCACGGCGTACCGGCCGACCCCGCCGGTCGCCCCGGTGATCAGCACCCGCCTGCCCAGGATCGGCCCGGCGCGGTGCAGCGCGCGCAACGCGCTCCCCCCGGCGACCGGCACGGTGCTGATCGCGCCGAGGTCGGCTCCGGCGGGCACCTCCCCCATCAGTTCCGTGTCCACGGCCCGCAGTTCGGCCCAGGCCCCGGCCATTCCCATGGTGACGACCGGGGTGCCCGCGGCCGGGCCCGAACCGTCGGCCGCGGCCTGTTCGACCACGCCCGCGGCATCCCAGCCCAGCACCGCGCCAGGTGGCGCTTCGGGCAGCATGCCGAGGACTTCGCCGCTGTTCAGCGAGGTCGCGGACACCCGGACCAGCGCCTGGCCCGGCGCGGGCACCGGCTCGGGGGCTTCGCCCAGGCGGAGGCCGCCGGGTGCGGCGGGATCGGCCAGCAGAGCACGCATAGGTTCACTCCTCGCTAAGTGCCACTCAGTGGCATTAGCCTACAAGGGGCAAATGCTCCTCGGCTACCCTTGGCTCATGAACACCCTGCGCGAGCGCAAGAAGCAGCAGACCCGGGACGCGTTGATCGGCACCGCGCTGGACCTGTTCACCTCACGCGGTTTCGCGGCCACGACGCTGGACGAACTGTGCGACACCGTGGGCGTGTCCAAGCGGACGTTCTTCCGCACGTTCGCCAGCAAGGAGGAGGTCGCGCTGGCGCCGTCCGAGGACCTGTGGGCCGCGTTCCTGGCGCACCTGGGCACCCTCGACCCCGGCGACCGGACGGTGATGGCCGTGCTGCGGGACGCGCTGCTCGCCGCACTCGACGGCATGACCGGTGACAGGTGGGCGGAGCGCGTGCTGCAAGGCCGGAAACTGGCCGCCGGAACGCCGTCGGTGGAAGCACACGGACTCTACTTCTGCGAGCGGACGAGCCGGACCGCGCTGGAGATCCTCCACTCACGACTCGAACTCCCCGACGCGGCCGACCCCCGTCCGCGCCTGGCCCTGGACATGCTCGTCGCGGCGTTCCACCTCGCCCAGGAAGCATGGGCCGAGCAGGCGGGCACGCCGACGGTCGCGGATTTCGCCGGTCACCTGAACCGGATGTTCGCGCTGCTGCCCGAAAGCCTCACGCTCACCGCCGGGTTGCGCCCGTCCGCCGTTACCTCGTGAATTCATCCAGCGCGGTATCGCCGACACGCACCTGCCCGGAGCGGCCGCCACGCTTTCCGCGGGCGGCCGCCTCCGATTCGGCGGATCGTGGCTGACCTCGCGGGAAGCCGGGTCGGCCAAGGCGGTCGCGAAAGGGCCGGAAATCGAGGAGATCACCATTCGCGACGGCGTGGTCGAACTGGCGTCCCGCGCGATACCGGATTTCGTGGTGTTCCAGGCGCTGGCCGGACACCTTCGGCGGCAGGCTGAGAGCTAGTTCCGCCGGACGTCGTAGAGCAGGTGCGTGACGCGGTCGCCCTGGGCCACTTTGGTGGGGTTCGAGAAGAGGATGTCCTGGCCGGGGCCCATGGCGGCGAAGAACGGGCGGCCCGCGCCGAACACCACCGGCACCACGTTCATCACGACCTGGTCGATCAGCCCGAGCCGCAGCGCCTG from the Amycolatopsis magusensis genome contains:
- a CDS encoding DivIVA domain-containing protein, which codes for MFHTTLLGYDRLEVDDHLRQAELAHARLADERDAAGARCRELERRLNAAHHENTGLRERIELLQRQPIDAAALQERLRGMLDVAREEADEHLAAARAQAARELETARREVAELQRLRDRLRDQLHQASELLEADLHTDPPAPPRLVAA
- a CDS encoding MerR family transcriptional regulator, which encodes MPDLRRLDDQDFPAFTTGQAAELLGVQVAFLRSLDTAAVVSPERSTGGHRRYSRRQLEQAARLRELFDQGHTLQAAARIAGLEDELTAAQEEIGALRAELDRRTGPSA
- a CDS encoding VOC family protein; the encoded protein is MGAANAHADFPRNFLEFATIVREGDRIPADAKLVPLQAPPDVLPRLVERVTATSAGLAAHLARFEGLHILMFSAPDIDAAAARLSAAGVGHGGVNTPGSRRTQRRAGPRGRRALRRGRGTREHDRAVRALPRPSGQAGRPGTRVFDLAGARLIIVPESGLAALLPGERPAALPALVACTVAVRDLDTTGESLLDNGIAAHRTPSGDLFVPAAGALGTAIVFH
- a CDS encoding family 2 encapsulin nanocompartment cargo protein terpene cyclase, producing MTDTDSALAAVLSGPSGLGTSAARVLAARLEPAAAPAAAPAPGYADMPWGDGSASPLHCPVLRRDDEALAEEVDRRLVAWAVDCGFTGAGLEQIAHAGFGRLVMLAHPDSDDPDHLLIAAQLNAAWWAADDYYADDSELGAAPTELPPRLALVMAAMDPVAPAGEFTRELDEALRRDPILVGLNSGIGHLSRHGSAVQVQRVCYSTFAMFVSWDAYAAWRYTGAYPPAWEYLAARQHDSFYTSMTLIDAVGGYELPAHLYYDPRVRELMMQAGTACVLVNDLHSVAKDAADEHPVCNMVLQIAADRDCSIEEATEATVELHNSIVRDFREGHEKLLVVPSPELHRFLDGVRDWMAGGFEWHARNPRYRS
- a CDS encoding PQQ-binding-like beta-propeller repeat protein, which gives rise to MTPMMGAVVAALAAACAVVALLLPGDAIRPDWPDLDGVLVAAAVAAVALLALGRSRASRWTALGLAAAAAAWAVYCLAGDLRSGTPGSSTGVLAVAAVVAVAAAALALDRSRRWPAVPLVLVLAAGTVTAVTVVPGLPVRSVTAGPAPAAPLADHVSGDPWSWTSPTGVREVVAAGTGVAVAGSGGDITGLDGPTGAVRWTYARPGAHVRALVATPDRALLLASFAPGGGRDTGSHHLVVLDAFTGAAVHDGLLDEVLGDADQLAPTAGVLPKAVYQGEDDFRIEAVELRTGAGLWTWSAPDSCDSPFALPASGRDVVLAPLRCDDHIAVLGLDERTGVQRWEFRLPVSGPSEKRTDYFLHSSPGGETLSLSLRHTQAAADVLLDARTGAVKSTLDSRVPARVELGPSPLLERTENGETLSASVGNGVPVDLAACGSRLAHATTETAYWRLCSGPSGPFLHRQALDSSPALSVPVAWPALAEVAPSLLSGTRRHALVPAPGALVVVRAGATPVLGFP
- a CDS encoding geranyl diphosphate 2-C-methyltransferase; the protein is MTSLDRPVVRTAYQQSIADYWDREKDPVNLRLGEIDGLYHHHYGLGAYDPAVLDTPPETRDRAIIAEMHRLETAQADVLLDHLGPIKPRDRLLDAGCGRGGTSVMAHRRFGCRVDGVSLSRQQVDFANAQAAHLGVDSHVAYHQRNMLDTGFESGAFAGIWNNESTMYVDLTELFAEHARQLAPGGRYVTITGCYNDVTGGRSRAVSQIDQHYICNIHARGDYFKALAVNGFVPINVVDLTAAAIPYWELRAKSSVATGIEDPFLTAYREGSFHYLLIAADRV
- a CDS encoding Hsp20/alpha crystallin family protein; protein product: MLLRTDPFREFDRLTQQFFGSPGTKTRPAAMPMDAYRAGDDYVVEFDLPGVSAESIDLDVERNVLTVRAERETRFGDDVEVSVSERPRGVFSRQLFLGDTLDTDRIEADYHGGVLTLRIPVTERAKPRKITVGSRDETKQIDA
- a CDS encoding NAD(P)-binding protein, with the translated sequence MSGHTVIIGFGAIGAAAARLLMSTGVQAAQLVVLDQRGSAVAEAERLGVRAVLGDASDRSTLRLTGIAGARHIVVAVQPDALAVFLTMVARELCVPDAVVVTAVNDRGHVGFLRGADQVVISSDTAGSALAAGVLGRRVAPGPQAGPGWLVQSRPVQSSEIGLSLRECDSSAVGVLRSGVRHLGADAEALRLAAGDRIMIMRRGAAHGP
- a CDS encoding TetR/AcrR family transcriptional regulator, giving the protein MNKGEETRARLVGAARELVEAKGYHGTGLNEVLAVAGAPRGSLYHHFPGGKDQLIGEALTTAGQEVDALLAELTASAVTVGRLVHALLEALAERMVAADYAKGCPVATVALEVAGSGGSLRELCGDIYAGWQQVLVHALEEAGHEPAEDLAATVLALIEGALLLARAARSRVPIERTGRRIDVLLGS